In Deltaproteobacteria bacterium, the DNA window CGGCGGCGCCGCGACCCGCGCGACTGCGCGGTCGATCTGCGGCAGCGTCGCCGGCTTGGTGACGCGCGGCACGCCCGATTCGTCGAGGAACCGCGCCGCGCGGTCCGTGCACGCCCCGCCGGTGAGGATGATGACGCGGTCGGACAGTCCGCGCGATCGCGCCTCCTCGTACAGGTCGACGCCGTCGCGGCCCGGCATCATCAGGTCGGCCAGGATCGCGTCGAACCGGTCTCGGTCGAGCCACGCCACGGCTTCGTCCACCGACTCGGCCGTGACGACATCGTACGCGCGCAACAGGCGGCGCATCGACGCCAGCACCAGGCGCTCGTCGTCGACCACGAGCAGCCGGTAGCGCGCCCCAGCGGCCGGTTCCGGCCGCGGCGTGAACTCCCCGGTCGACGGGGCCCGGCCGTCGGCGCGCACGAGCGTCACGCGCGCGACGGTTCCGCCGCCGGCGCGGTCGAGCAATTCCAGCGTTCCACCGAACGACGTCACGATCTGGTGACTCACCCACAGGCCGAGACCGGTGCCCTCCCCCTGCGGTTTGGTCGTGACGAACGGGTCGAACACCCGACTGCGCACGGCGTCTGGAATGCCGCAGCCCGTATCCGCGATGTCGACGACGACCCGCCCGTCCGCGCCGGCCCGCACGTCGACTTCGATCCGGTGATCGCCGCCGTCGTCGGGCAGCGCCTGGGCGGCGTTGACCAGCAGGTTGAGAAACACCTGGCCGAGGCGGCCGCGCTCGGCGAACACGGCCGGAACCGGCCGGATGCGGCGCACCAGCTGGGCGCGGTGGCGCACCTGCAACATCGCCATCTTGATCGTGCGGTCGAGCACCGACGCGACGTCCACCGGCCCGAGCGAGCCCTGGTCCCGCGCGAAGCCCTTGAGGTCGCGGACGATCGCGGCGATGCGGGCCACGCCGTCGCGACACTCGGCGAGCAGTTCCCGCAGCTCGGCTACGGCAGCGTCGTCGAGCGGCCCGTCGACCAGTTCGCTACCGACCTCGAGGTTGGCCGACACGAATGCCAGCGGGTTGTTGATCTCGTGCGCGACCCCGGCGGCGAGCGTCCCCACGGACGCGAGGCGATCGGTCACCTGAATCTGGGCGAGCAACTGGTGGCGCTCGGTCACGTCGCGAATGATCGCGAGCCGCGCCGCCCCGTCGCCCGTGTCGAAGTCCATCGCGACGACCTCGCCGATTCGCCGATCGCCGCGAGCGCGACGAAACTGGACCGACACCGGCGCGGGACTCGCGGCTCCGTCCACCAGAACCGTGCGCGCCGTACGTTCGTCTTCGGCGGCGACCCACTCGAGCGCTCGACGACCGACGAGTTCCCGAAGCGGCGTTTGAAAGAACGATTCCGCGGCGCGATTTGCGAATTCGATGACGCCGTCGCGCAACACGCACACGACGTCCGGGATCGTGACGATCAGGCGGTCGAGGCGTTCCAGGGACGCCGACAGCTCGCGCTCGCGCTCGCGCAAATCGCGCGTGCGCTCGACCACCTGTACCTCGAGTTGCCGGTACAGATCCCCGCTGCGCGCGATGATCGCGGCGGACATCGTGAGCATCTGAAACATGAGCGCGTAGTCGGTCAGTTCGATGGTGCGCAACGCTCCAGCCCAAAACAGCGAGTCGTTGACGATCGCGGGGACCACGACGGCTACGACGACCCAGATCGGTACGCGGTGGAACCAGTCCGCGCGGCGGCGCGCACGCCGGAAGGCGGACACGACGGTGACGGTCACGACCGCGGCGTAGGGAATGGCGAGGACGCCGAGCGGTACCGGCTCGGGGCCGATCACCGCGTCACCGGTGAGCGTCTCGAACAGCCGCTGGCGGCTCGATACCAGCAGATCGCCGCACCATACTCCCACCACCGGAACCGCGCTGGCGACGAGCGCCAGCGGTAGCCAGCGCGGCCGCGCGGCGTCGCGCAGCTGGAACACCAGCAACAGCGCCAGGGGGGCGATCGCGAACAGCCCGGTGTGCGCGATGCGGTAGCC includes these proteins:
- a CDS encoding hybrid sensor histidine kinase/response regulator; the protein is MSYLAIAQALRLAFVGMLAFIAAYQLWVARVQNGEPVARTSAAWATALAVALLGRFIQHAATSPDAIELGYRIAHTGLFAIAPLALLLVFQLRDAARPRWLPLALVASAVPVVGVWCGDLLVSSRQRLFETLTGDAVIGPEPVPLGVLAIPYAAVVTVTVVSAFRRARRRADWFHRVPIWVVVAVVVPAIVNDSLFWAGALRTIELTDYALMFQMLTMSAAIIARSGDLYRQLEVQVVERTRDLRERERELSASLERLDRLIVTIPDVVCVLRDGVIEFANRAAESFFQTPLRELVGRRALEWVAAEDERTARTVLVDGAASPAPVSVQFRRARGDRRIGEVVAMDFDTGDGAARLAIIRDVTERHQLLAQIQVTDRLASVGTLAAGVAHEINNPLAFVSANLEVGSELVDGPLDDAAVAELRELLAECRDGVARIAAIVRDLKGFARDQGSLGPVDVASVLDRTIKMAMLQVRHRAQLVRRIRPVPAVFAERGRLGQVFLNLLVNAAQALPDDGGDHRIEVDVRAGADGRVVVDIADTGCGIPDAVRSRVFDPFVTTKPQGEGTGLGLWVSHQIVTSFGGTLELLDRAGGGTVARVTLVRADGRAPSTGEFTPRPEPAAGARYRLLVVDDERLVLASMRRLLRAYDVVTAESVDEAVAWLDRDRFDAILADLMMPGRDGVDLYEEARSRGLSDRVIILTGGACTDRAARFLDESGVPRVTKPATLPQIDRAVARVAAPPRCAP